The genomic window AACTGATTCATCACTGTGGAAGCCCCGAAGCGGTTTTTAAAGAATCCAAAGTCAACCTTTTGAAAATTGAAGGCATCGGCACGCATACCATCAAAAATATCAGTGTCTCCAAATATCTCAAAGCGGCCGAAAAAGAGCTTGATTTTATAGAAAAACAATCGATTCAAGGGTTGTATTTTGAAGATTCTAACTATCCGTTTAAACTAAAACACTGTATTGATGGCCCCATTGTGTTGTTTCAAAAAGGAAGTATTGACTGGGACAAACAGCCCATTATTAGTGTTGTTGGCACCCGAAAAATCACGACTTATGGGCTGGCGCAGTGTGAAAAAATAATTGAAACCCTCGCGGTTTTCAACCCCATTATTGTATCTGGATTTGCGTATGGAACAGATATTGCGGCGCATAAAGCAGCATTAAAACACCAACTGCAAACGGTGGGCTGTATGGCGCAAGGCCTTCAAAATACGTATCCAAAACAACATCTCAAATATCGAAATTTGATAGAAAACCAAGGCGGGTTTGTAACCGATTTTTGGAGTACAGCGATGATGGATCCTTCTAATTTTTTAAAACGCAACCGTCTTATTGCAGGATTGAGTGAGGCCACAATTGTGATTGAATCTGCTGAGAAAGGAGGGAGTTTGGCTACAGCGACGATGGCTCTTGATTACAATAGAGAGGTGTTTGCGCTTCCCGGACGCATTACGGACAGTCAAAGTCAAGGCTGTCTGAATTTGATTAAAACTAAAAACGCACATTTGGTTTCTAATCCAGCAGACATTCCTTATATCCTAAACTGGTCGCTCGAAACCCAAAAAAAAGTGATCCAAAAAAAGTTGTTTGTAGAACTCGATTCCGACGAGAAAATTATTTATAACTATTTAAAAAAAGAAGGAACCTCTGTCTTGGATATTATAGCGATCGCATGCGAAATGCCCACCTCTAAAGCGGCTTATTTATTATTAAATCTGGAATTAAAAGGTGTTTCTCGACCCCTGCCCGGAAAACAATTTGAGTTGGTTTAGTAGCCTATTTTCTCACGAACACGTGCTAAAACAGCATCAGCCACAGCGGCGGCTTTTTTAGCGCCTATGGAGAGGGCTTGGTCTATTTCTTCTAGGTTGGACATATAATAATTGAAACGCTCTCTTGGTTCGGAGAATCGCTCACATATCAGTTCAAACAACGCCTGTTTTGCATGGCCATAGCCATAACCACCTGCTTCGTAGTTTTGTTTCATCTCCGTTATTTGCGCCTCTGAAGCTACGAGCTTATAAATGGCAAAACAATTACAGCTTGCCCAATCTTTTGGAGCTTCAAGCGCTGTGCTATCGGTTTGAATGGACATGATTTGTTTTCGCAAGGCTTTATCCGTTTGAAAAATATCAATGACATTGCCTTTACTCTTGCTCATTTTTTGTCCATCCAGTCCTGGGATGAGCATGTTTTCTTTTTGAATTTTAGCTTCAGGGATGACAAAAACCTCGCCTATTTTAGAGTGCACTCTAGAGGCCACATCTCGGGTCATTTCAATGTGTTGGAGCTGGTCTTTCCCCACAGGAATAATATTGGCATCGTACAGCAAGATGTCTGCAGCCATCAACATTGGGTAGGTGAACAACCCGCCATTCACATCTTCCAAGCGGTCTGCCTTGTCTTTGAAACTGTGGGCTAATTCCAATCGAGAAAACGGAAAAAAGCAGCTTAAATACCAAGACAACTCCGTGACTTGCGGTACATCGCTTTGTCTGTAAAAGACTGTTTTTTGGATGTCCAAGCCAAACGCCAACCAAGTAGCGGCCGTGGCATAGGTGTTTTGTCGCAGTGTGTTCGCATCTTTAATTTGAGTGAGCGAATGCATATCGGCAATAAATAGATAAGAATCGTTTTTTGGGTCGTTACTCATTTCAATTGCAGGAACAATTGCACCTAAAATATTTCCTAAGTGCGGGGTGCCTGTACTCTGTACGCCTGTTAAAATTCTTGCCATTTTCTATTTTTTATCCGAATGAAAAGCAAAGGTACTTTTTTTGAGGCAATCCCTCAATATTTTTAGGAGTTTTGAGTGTGGGGGTTCTATCTAGGTGCTATGCCACTGTCTAATTGACGCTCTACTATTTGTTCCAGCACATTTTGTTTAAATTCAAACCAACTTTGTCTGAAATTAGACTGGTCGATTTTATGTTTAAAATTCTGAAATGGCTTCTTACTCGTCAAAATAGTTTTCAACTCTGTTTTAAGTTTTTTATCAGTTATCTGACCAACAAATAATTCCATAATTTTAAATGACTCAAAACCTCTCAAGGCTTCAAATTTTATAAAATCCGACGGACTCTTTTTAATTTTTTGTAAATCGGTTTGAAAAGCTTCTTTAAAATGCTCCTCGTCCAAAAATTGCGAAAAGCTTGGGATTGCTATAATTTCATTTGTTTTTGAATTGTAATAGCAGTCAAATCCACAATCTAATTCTTGTGCGATATTTTTAACGATATTTTGTTTAGGATCATCCAAAAAAGCAACTGTATTTATCTTCTTTTATAATTTCTATTATTTTTTCTAAGTGAGAAGATTCTGGAAATGGCTCGTAAATCTCCCATTTTCCACTTGCTCTCATCCAAAATAAACTCCATTTATTTCTTGATTTGTAATATCGAATTTTTGCAAATCCAAATTGCTCTTTCTTTTTTGGGTCATTCCAGACAGGTCTAATTTCATTTAGGATTACTATTTTTCCATCATAGGAGTATCCAATATCAATTTGTTCTCGAATATCAATATTTTCTGACCGCAGTGATTCCACATATTTTCTTATTATGAATTCATTTATATCAATCGTTTTATTTGTCATTTTTTTATGTTCTGTTAAGTCAGTAAATCGAAGATTCTACGCAGTCAAACTTTGTGGATCAGGGATAATCGCTTTCTCGGTTCTATTGATTGTGAAGATTGCGATTTGGGGGTCTAAATTTCAGTTCAATGTACAAACTTTTATAATAACTTCAAAAAAGGTGCTTCTAAAATTTTGTGATTCGTGTAACGGTTTAGCGCTTTTTTACTTGCCAACACCATCAACAAAAGAAAAACAACACATCCAAAACTGTACAGTTTTGCAATTCAATTGCATAATTGTACAGTTTTTTGTAACTTTGCTGCATGATACAAAGAGAAATCACAAAGAAACTTTTAGAGATTAGTAACTATTATCAGATTATAACAGTTACGGGCCCTAGACAATCTGGTAAAACAACCTTAATAAAAGATGTTTTTAAAGAGTTGCCTTATGTATTATTAGAAACGCCAGATATTAGACAAAGAGCACAAGAGGACCCCAAAAGTTTTTTAAGCAACTATTCTAAAGGCGCCATTTTTGATGAAATACAAAACGTCCCAGAACTGTTTTCATATCTACAGGGAATAATCGACGAAAACAGCGCTATAAAATTTGTGCTTTCAGGTTCTCAAAATTTTTTGTTGTTAGAAAAAGTAAATCAAACCTTGGCTGGCAGAACGGGCATTCTAAAATTACTACCCTTTTCTACCGATGAATTGAAAGACTCTAACCATTGGAATGAAAATCCGTTAGAATTTGTGTTTAAAGGAATGTATCCAAGAATTTATGACAGAGGCATTCCCCCAGAACTATTCTACTCAGATTACATACAAACCTATGTAGAGAGAGACGTCAGAAGCATCAAAAACATAGGGAACTTATCAAATTTTAGTCGTTTTTTAAGCTTATGTGCTGGTAGAATTGGGCAGCTTCTAAATATTGATTCTTTAGCATCGGATGTAGGTATTGCCAGCAATACAGCAAAAGAATGGCTGTCTATTTTAGAAGCAAGTTATATTATTTATACCCTAAAACCACATCATAAAAATTTCAATAAACGCCTCGTCAAACGCCCAAAACTTTATTTTTACGATACGGGTTTGGCCTGTAATTTATTGCAAATAAACTCTGTGAATGAATTAGACATGCACTTTGCAAAAGGGAATTTATTTGAAAATTTTATTCTAACGGAACTCCTAAAAAAGCGTTTCAATAATGCAAAAACCTCCAATCTTTATTTTTGGAGAGATCATCATGGCAAAGAAATAGACTGCATTATAGAAAAAGCAAATTCGCTAATTCCTATTGAAATAAAATCCAGTAAAACCTATCAAAAGGAACACTTTAAACACATGAATTATTGGAATAAATTATCGGACAATTCAAAAGAGAATTCCTATTTAGTGTATGCGGGGAATGAAAGCGATCATTTAGCCTATGGTAACTTAATGAGTTGGAAGCATCTAAACAAAATTGATATGGATTGATTTTTCGATTTGCAAAGTCCCCCCAGTTGCAAAGTCTCCGACTTTGAGCCACGTATTTAATATTTTTTTATGTCCCGCTAAGTCAGGAAATCAAAGATTCGACGCAGTCAAACTTTACGGAGATGGGCTCGTTAAAATACAGCTTTTAAGCGGCTTAAAAGTTGAGAAAGTATTGTGTTGTCTAATTTAATATCAAAGCTATCGGCCACGTTACTTTGCAACTTAATAGAATCTTTGATATAGTTTTCTTGCGCTTCAAGGTCGAAGCGTTCCCATGAATTATTATTCTTTTTACCATTATGGTATTTCAACAATAATTGAATATTGTCAGGATGATGACTACCTTGATTTTCTTTACCCAAAAGTGCTTTTGCATGGTCAAGTTCGAAGTCTAAACTAAAATAATCTTTAAAAGCTTTTTGAATATTTTTAAATTCATCTAAACGGTAAATCTCAAAAATTTTCAACTTGTCTTTAGCTTGATTGATTATTTCAATACGTGTTATTGGCTCAATATCATCATTTAATTCTTTTTCTTGATTGCTTTGCTGTTCTTCAACAGTTATGTATTTCACTTTGCGTGGACGTTCGCCATCATCGATTAATACATTTTTAAAATTACCCGATGATAAACGTGATGAAATTCTTGCAGCAATTTCGCGTAAACCCGTTGTATTTTGTTTCTGAGCTTGAGCTTCTTTTTCAGCTTTTACCAACAAATCGGGATAAAGTTCACTTACTCTCTGCGCCCATTCGAAAACAGTTATAAATCCGGTAAATGTTTTTAAAGCTTCTGTGTATTTCTCATGAATTTTCATTTCACTTTATTTAAAAAAAATGGTTTCTATATAGTCTATTTAGGCTGAATCGCAAAACGTTTCATTTTTAAAAACACCGCATACATACACCGCTGCGTAACTACAGTCACTTAATATCTTACTTGAAAGTTGAATTGGTTAATAGAAGAATCAGATTTGAGGTCTAAATCCGAGATAAATGTAGCAAAAATTATTTAATTGCGGCTAGATAGGCGTCAATTTTAACTGAAAACATCCCTAAATTAGCGTTCTGTTTTTTCTGAATAGCAGTAAAATCATTTTTTTGTCCAACGGCTCAATTTTTTTAGTAGTTTTGAATTTCATGAAAATTATAAAATATCCGTTATGGGTTTTGTACAGAATTTGGTTCTATATGCTAGTCACATTGCCAATTCTCATCATGTTTCCTTTTTTGTTTTTGTCCGTATTAAAACAAAAATGGTACCCCATGTTTTTCAGGCTTGCGCGCATTTGGGCCAAGTGCATCCTTGTCGGAATGGGGTATTTTTGGACCGTGAAACACTCAGAGCCCCTCGTCAAAGGGCAGAGTTATGTGTTTGTAGCCAACCACACCTCCATGGCAGACATCATGCTGATGTTGGTAGCGTTTAAGAACCACCCCTTTGTGTTTATAGGTAAAAAAGAATTGGCTAAAATTCCAATTTTTGGATTCTTTTACAAACGCACCTGTATTTTAGTCGATCGCAGCAGTCCAGAAAGCCGAAAAGCAGTTTTTATACGTGCTCAAAACCGCATCAAACAAGGCTCTAGTATTTGTATTTTTCCAGAAGGAGGCGTACCAGAAGAGTCCGTTGTTTTAGACCGCTTTAAAGCAGGGGCATTCCGATTGGCAATCAATCACAAAGTACCTTTAGTACCCATGACATTTTTTGACAATAAAAAACGCTTGTCTTATACTTTTTTTAGTGGAAGTCCTGGAAAAATGCGGGTACAAGTACACCCAACCATCTCTACAGAACACTTAGAAATTGAGGACACTAAGGAACTAAGCGAAGAAGTTTTTAGTCTCATTTCAAATTCTTTGGAAGCAGATTTAAAGGCATAAAAAAGAGGCTGTCTGAAAAGTTTTTTTTCTTGTCAAGCTGAACTCGTTTCAGCTTCTCATCATTATTGTTTTTCAACATTTTGAGATTCTGAAATAAACCTGCCTACCGTCAGGCAGGTTCAGAATGACAGTTTTTCTACTTTTTATACAGCCTCCTTAAATTAAGCTATTTTTTTTAAGCCTCTCCTTTCAAAACTACTTTTATCTTAGCTTCTAGCTCATCCATCAATTCTGGATTGTCTTTGATCATTTGCTTTACAGCATCACGACCTTGCCCCAGTTTTGTATCTTCATAACTAAACCATGAGCCACTTTTCTTAACAATCTCATGTTCTACAGCCACATCTAAAATCTCTCCTACTTTAGAAACGCCTTGACCATACATAATGTCAAATTCTGCCAATCGGAACGGCGGTGCCACTTTGTTTTTCACAACTTTCACACGTGTTTTATTTCCTAAAACATTTCCATCACTGTCCTTTATTTGTGTCGAACGACGAATGTCTAAACGAATAGAAGCATAAAACTTTAAGGCGTTACCACCCGTAGTCGTTTCAGGATTCCCGAACATCACACCAATCTTTTCACGCAATTGGTTAATAAAAATCATCGTACATTTAGTTTTACTAATAGACCCTGTTAGTTTTCTTAAAGCTTGAGACATCAAACGGGCATGAAGTCCCATTTTAGAATCGCCCATTTCTCCTTCAATTTCACTTTTTGGAGTCAATGCCGCTACAGAATCAATCACCACCATATCAATGGCTCCAGAACGCACTAAATTATCGGCGATTTCAAGAGCTTGCTCGCCATTATCGGGCTGAGAAATAATAAGGTTGTCAATATCAATTCCTAAGTTTTGAGCGTAAAAACGGTCAAAGGCGTGTTCTGCATCAATAAAAGCTGCAATACCACCCGCTTTTTGGGTCTCAGCAATTGCATGTAAGGTCATGGTTGTTTTACCTGAAGACTCAGGACCATAGATCTCAATCACACGACCTCTTGGATAACCTCCAACGCCCAAGGCGATGTCCAATCCTAAAGATCCTGAAGAGGTAACCTCCACATCCACCACAGGGGCGTCACTCATTCTCATTACGGTGCCTTTGCCATACGCTTTGTCAAGTTTGTCTAACGTAAGCTGGAGGGCTTTTAATTTTGCATCTTTTTCGCTGCTCATAAGTCTTTTTGTATCTAGTTCTTTCTTCTTGCTAAAATAAGATATCTTTTGGAAAGTTTGAAAATTTTAACGAACCTTTTTGTAATATTTATGAAACGCTTTCTAACCCTCTTTTACTGAGGTATTCTAAAAATGAGTACCTTTGCAGTTCAATTAGTATAAACTTAAAAATTAGTATAGCATGCAACTGTACAATACGTTAAGCAATATTGAAAGAGCGGACCTCATCCAACAGGCAGGCAAAGAACGCTTGACGATCTCTTTCTACAAATATTCGAAAATCAACAACACCGAGTTGTTAAGAAACCACTTATTTCTATCTTGGAATCGTATGGATGTCTTAGGGCGGATTTATGTCGCACAAGAAGGGATTAACGCACAGCTTTCAGTTCCTGCCGATAACTTTGAGGCGTTTAAAACCCATTTAGACACCATTGATTTTCTAGAAAATGTCCGTCTGAACGTCGCGATTGAACACGACTTATTTTCGTTTTTAAAACTAAAAGTCAAAGTGCGTGATAAGATTGTTTCAGACGGTTTGAACGACGACACTTTTGACCCTTCAGACATAGGGATACACGTGAACGCTTCAGAATTCAATGCATTGATTGAAGATGAAAACACGGTGGTAGTGGACATGCGAAACCACTATGAAAGTGAAATCGGTCATTTTAAAAATGCCGTCACTCCTGACGTGGATACCTTTAGAGAATCTTTGGATTTAATAGAAGAAGACCTCAAGGATCATAAAGAAACCAAAAAATTGGTGATGTACTGTACTGGAGGAATCCGTTGTGAAAAAGCCAGTGCCTATTACAAGCATAAAGGCTTTAAAAATGTATACCAATTGGAAGGTGGGATTATTAACTATGCCCGACAAGTTGGGAATGCAAAAATTGAAAATAAGTTTATTGGAAAGAATTTTGTGTTTGATCAGCGCCGTGCCGAAAAA from Formosa sp. Hel1_33_131 includes these protein-coding regions:
- the dprA gene encoding DNA-processing protein DprA produces the protein MNTPQLLYALALQAVPNIGDITAKKLIHHCGSPEAVFKESKVNLLKIEGIGTHTIKNISVSKYLKAAEKELDFIEKQSIQGLYFEDSNYPFKLKHCIDGPIVLFQKGSIDWDKQPIISVVGTRKITTYGLAQCEKIIETLAVFNPIIVSGFAYGTDIAAHKAALKHQLQTVGCMAQGLQNTYPKQHLKYRNLIENQGGFVTDFWSTAMMDPSNFLKRNRLIAGLSEATIVIESAEKGGSLATATMALDYNREVFALPGRITDSQSQGCLNLIKTKNAHLVSNPADIPYILNWSLETQKKVIQKKLFVELDSDEKIIYNYLKKEGTSVLDIIAIACEMPTSKAAYLLLNLELKGVSRPLPGKQFELV
- the trpS gene encoding tryptophan--tRNA ligase, which gives rise to MARILTGVQSTGTPHLGNILGAIVPAIEMSNDPKNDSYLFIADMHSLTQIKDANTLRQNTYATAATWLAFGLDIQKTVFYRQSDVPQVTELSWYLSCFFPFSRLELAHSFKDKADRLEDVNGGLFTYPMLMAADILLYDANIIPVGKDQLQHIEMTRDVASRVHSKIGEVFVIPEAKIQKENMLIPGLDGQKMSKSKGNVIDIFQTDKALRKQIMSIQTDSTALEAPKDWASCNCFAIYKLVASEAQITEMKQNYEAGGYGYGHAKQALFELICERFSEPRERFNYYMSNLEEIDQALSIGAKKAAAVADAVLARVREKIGY
- a CDS encoding UPF0158 family protein, with translation MDDPKQNIVKNIAQELDCGFDCYYNSKTNEIIAIPSFSQFLDEEHFKEAFQTDLQKIKKSPSDFIKFEALRGFESFKIMELFVGQITDKKLKTELKTILTSKKPFQNFKHKIDQSNFRQSWFEFKQNVLEQIVERQLDSGIAPR
- a CDS encoding DUF3024 domain-containing protein, whose protein sequence is MTNKTIDINEFIIRKYVESLRSENIDIREQIDIGYSYDGKIVILNEIRPVWNDPKKKEQFGFAKIRYYKSRNKWSLFWMRASGKWEIYEPFPESSHLEKIIEIIKEDKYSCFFG
- a CDS encoding ATP-binding protein, which codes for MIQREITKKLLEISNYYQIITVTGPRQSGKTTLIKDVFKELPYVLLETPDIRQRAQEDPKSFLSNYSKGAIFDEIQNVPELFSYLQGIIDENSAIKFVLSGSQNFLLLEKVNQTLAGRTGILKLLPFSTDELKDSNHWNENPLEFVFKGMYPRIYDRGIPPELFYSDYIQTYVERDVRSIKNIGNLSNFSRFLSLCAGRIGQLLNIDSLASDVGIASNTAKEWLSILEASYIIYTLKPHHKNFNKRLVKRPKLYFYDTGLACNLLQINSVNELDMHFAKGNLFENFILTELLKKRFNNAKTSNLYFWRDHHGKEIDCIIEKANSLIPIEIKSSKTYQKEHFKHMNYWNKLSDNSKENSYLVYAGNESDHLAYGNLMSWKHLNKIDMD
- a CDS encoding lysophospholipid acyltransferase family protein, which gives rise to MKIIKYPLWVLYRIWFYMLVTLPILIMFPFLFLSVLKQKWYPMFFRLARIWAKCILVGMGYFWTVKHSEPLVKGQSYVFVANHTSMADIMLMLVAFKNHPFVFIGKKELAKIPIFGFFYKRTCILVDRSSPESRKAVFIRAQNRIKQGSSICIFPEGGVPEESVVLDRFKAGAFRLAINHKVPLVPMTFFDNKKRLSYTFFSGSPGKMRVQVHPTISTEHLEIEDTKELSEEVFSLISNSLEADLKA
- the recA gene encoding recombinase RecA, with product MSSEKDAKLKALQLTLDKLDKAYGKGTVMRMSDAPVVDVEVTSSGSLGLDIALGVGGYPRGRVIEIYGPESSGKTTMTLHAIAETQKAGGIAAFIDAEHAFDRFYAQNLGIDIDNLIISQPDNGEQALEIADNLVRSGAIDMVVIDSVAALTPKSEIEGEMGDSKMGLHARLMSQALRKLTGSISKTKCTMIFINQLREKIGVMFGNPETTTGGNALKFYASIRLDIRRSTQIKDSDGNVLGNKTRVKVVKNKVAPPFRLAEFDIMYGQGVSKVGEILDVAVEHEIVKKSGSWFSYEDTKLGQGRDAVKQMIKDNPELMDELEAKIKVVLKGEA
- the trhO gene encoding oxygen-dependent tRNA uridine(34) hydroxylase TrhO yields the protein MQLYNTLSNIERADLIQQAGKERLTISFYKYSKINNTELLRNHLFLSWNRMDVLGRIYVAQEGINAQLSVPADNFEAFKTHLDTIDFLENVRLNVAIEHDLFSFLKLKVKVRDKIVSDGLNDDTFDPSDIGIHVNASEFNALIEDENTVVVDMRNHYESEIGHFKNAVTPDVDTFRESLDLIEEDLKDHKETKKLVMYCTGGIRCEKASAYYKHKGFKNVYQLEGGIINYARQVGNAKIENKFIGKNFVFDQRRAEKISDDVIASCHQCGAPADIHVNCANDACHLLFIQCDSCKESMENCCSSNCIATIHMSYEEQKALRKGQGNSNDIFKKGRADHLPYKKDLRNIFATLAKP